Part of the Sphingobium sp. TKS genome is shown below.
GGGGCAGCAAGGCTTGCCACACCCCATCCCGTCGCGGCCGACACGGCGATGATCGCCGCCAGTCCGGCGCTGGCACGCAACCAGCGGCGCCGACGATTGTCCTGCTCGAGGAGAGTATTTTCAATCATTGGGAGTTCCTCACGTAGACGCCGTCGAGGAACACGATCTCGACATCGATGCCGGTCGGCATCTCGACGACAGGTTGGTACTGTTCGGCGCGCTCGATCAGGTATTTGCTGACCGTGTCGGCCGCATCGGCGGCACCCTGGCCAAGCCCGCCGCCGAGAATGTCGCCCGCCGATAGCTTGGAGCGACTGCCGTCGGGGTTGGTCGTGACGCCGGAAAAGACGCTGTTGGCATTGGCCGAGAAGCCGCGCCCAAAGCCGCCGACGATCCCGGCCAGCAGGGCCTGGCTGACAAGGCTGCCTTCGCGGCTTACGACACGGCCGCGGACCCCGGACTTGCCAGCGAAGCTGATGAAGCCTTTGACCTCGCTCACTGCGACCCTGCCGCCAGGCTGATCGCAGGTCATGCGGGCGAGCTTCACATAGACCTTCTCACTGCTGAGATCCCCGCGTGCCGCGCCGTTGACAACGCAGCCCTGGATCCGGGTGGTCAGAACCTTTCCGTTCTGCATGACCGAACGAGCAGGGCCGGTAATCCGAAGCACCACAGGCAGCGGATCGTTCTGGCTGGCGACGCCTGCCGAGGCATCGACGCCGACGATTACGCGTGCCGGCGCGTAGGAGTTGGGCGGCAGGTAATCAGGCGAATCCTCGACGACGACCGGTGGCGCATCTGGCCTGCCCACACGGAGGCCATTGGTCGCTGCCTTGTCGGAGCTGAAGCTCATCAGCTTCACCTCGCCAGGCGAAGGGATCATGCCGCCCTGCGGATCGCCTGCTGCGGCGCCGGTACTGGTTTGGGGTGACCGGGCCCTTGCGTCATAGCCGCCTGCCTGCGGCCCATAAGCCGGTGGCGGTACAGCCGGTGCCGGTGATGCAGGCTGCGCGGCAAGCCGGGTCTTGAGCTCGGCGTTCTCTGCCGAGATAGCATCGATCGCAGCCTGTCCGTCGACACGCATGGCCTGGTTCTCGGCTTTGAGAGCCGCCAGCTGCGCTTCGATCTCGCTTCGCGGGATGCTGCCGTCTTTCAGCGCCTTCTGTTCGCGCGTGACCGCATCCAGCCGGTTGCCATAAGTCGCGACGAACTCGCGCTGGGATAGGTCGCGGTTGACCAGGCCTGCCGTGTCGATCGTCTGCGCCGCATTGGGATCGCCGGTCTTGGCCTTGTCGTCGCCGCCAAGGATGAACCAGCTTCCGCCGATGAGGGCGAGTGCTCCAAGCGACCCCAGCAGCAGCTTCTGACGGCGCGCGGTACGGGCGTTGAGCCCGGAAAGTTCGGACGATGCTGCGCTCTCGGCCTGCAAAGGGGCAGTGCCTGGCGTATGGGTTGCATCAGTCATGGCCGGTCTCCCCGCTTGCGCCGACAACAAAGGCCGTGGTGCTGGCCCCGGGTTCGAGCTTTGGCTCGGCGATCGAGACGGCGAGCGTGTCGCGCGGTGCGAGATCGCGTTCGGCGAGCGTCACGGGTTTCGCTCCGCGATTGTGGATGCGGACGACCTTCCCAGTGAGGCTGGCGCCGCGATAATCAGCGATGAGCTGGACTTCGAGATCGCCGACCCGTGCGGGTATGGCAGTCGATTGGCGGACCTCGAAACCGTCGACCGTCCGGTCATTGGCCATCGCCTGGATGAGCCTGACGGCGCTGGTCTCGATCGGGGTCTGGCTTTCCCAATCCGCCGCCCGGTTCTTCGCAATGGCGGGGTTGGTGATGAAGACCTGGGTTGCCGGAATTTGCTCAACTCGGCACGCGACCTTGTAGACAAAACCCTTCTTCGTGGTGGTGAAGAAGCTGATCGACCGTGCCGCGTAAGTTTCCGGCACCGACACATATATGTCGCCGCGCACAGGCTCGTTGGTCACTGCAAAGTCGTTGTAGGGCGTCCCGGTCGAGATCTTCGAGACGCTGGCGAACTGGTCGTCGACCAATGCGAAGCGGGTCAGCTCTCGCGCTGAAACGCTGCATTCGATCGCCGCGCCATCGGCGCCCTGTTTGAACTGGTCGGCCGCATGGGCGGATGTCGTTGCTACGGCGAGCAGCGCGGCCGCGCTCAGAAGTAGGACCCGTGCGTGGGCCGCTGGTCGGTAAGCCATCACTGGGCCTCCTTGGATTTGTCCTGTGGGGGGAGCTGCGCAAACCCGGAGAGCGCGAGGCGCAGGCCGCGGTAAGTCCAGCTGAAACGGAAGCGGCGTTCGTCACTGGCAATCACCTGCGCGCCGACGAAGGTCTTGAGCGTGCCGGTCACATCCGAGGTGAGGCCATTGGGATCGACCGTCATTGACCGGATTACGAATGCCTGGGTGACATCCGAGCCCCGCTGCTCTTCGACGATCCGGACGAGCTCGGCCTTGAGGCGGCCATAGCTTGCAGGATCAGCGAGCTTCAGGATCTCGTTCATCCAGTAATCGAGGCCTTCCGGACTGCGATTGAGAAGAACAAGGGCCGCATCGCGGGTGACGAGCTCGAGATAATCGGCCTCGACCCCGGCACTGCTCACGGTGAGCGCTTTGGGAACGGTCGGAACCAGCACCACTTCGCGGTCGCGGGTGGCGGCAAGGCTCCCGGCGACGACCAGTGCAAGGCCAAGGCCGGCACTGGTGAGCGCAAAGAGGTTCCGCTGGCGCAGCAGCGATTGCTGCCG
Proteins encoded:
- a CDS encoding TrbI/VirB10 family protein, giving the protein MTDATHTPGTAPLQAESAASSELSGLNARTARRQKLLLGSLGALALIGGSWFILGGDDKAKTGDPNAAQTIDTAGLVNRDLSQREFVATYGNRLDAVTREQKALKDGSIPRSEIEAQLAALKAENQAMRVDGQAAIDAISAENAELKTRLAAQPASPAPAVPPPAYGPQAGGYDARARSPQTSTGAAAGDPQGGMIPSPGEVKLMSFSSDKAATNGLRVGRPDAPPVVVEDSPDYLPPNSYAPARVIVGVDASAGVASQNDPLPVVLRITGPARSVMQNGKVLTTRIQGCVVNGAARGDLSSEKVYVKLARMTCDQPGGRVAVSEVKGFISFAGKSGVRGRVVSREGSLVSQALLAGIVGGFGRGFSANANSVFSGVTTNPDGSRSKLSAGDILGGGLGQGAADAADTVSKYLIERAEQYQPVVEMPTGIDVEIVFLDGVYVRNSQ
- a CDS encoding type-F conjugative transfer system secretin TraK, with the translated sequence MAYRPAAHARVLLLSAAALLAVATTSAHAADQFKQGADGAAIECSVSARELTRFALVDDQFASVSKISTGTPYNDFAVTNEPVRGDIYVSVPETYAARSISFFTTTKKGFVYKVACRVEQIPATQVFITNPAIAKNRAADWESQTPIETSAVRLIQAMANDRTVDGFEVRQSTAIPARVGDLEVQLIADYRGASLTGKVVRIHNRGAKPVTLAERDLAPRDTLAVSIAEPKLEPGASTTAFVVGASGETGHD
- a CDS encoding type IV conjugative transfer system protein TraE; this encodes MYSDISHERQQSLLRQRNLFALTSAGLGLALVVAGSLAATRDREVVLVPTVPKALTVSSAGVEADYLELVTRDAALVLLNRSPEGLDYWMNEILKLADPASYGRLKAELVRIVEEQRGSDVTQAFVIRSMTVDPNGLTSDVTGTLKTFVGAQVIASDERRFRFSWTYRGLRLALSGFAQLPPQDKSKEAQ